A section of the Festucalex cinctus isolate MCC-2025b chromosome 9, RoL_Fcin_1.0, whole genome shotgun sequence genome encodes:
- the LOC144026250 gene encoding matrix-remodeling-associated protein 5, which produces MSKCINGVSILGEPAMTLWWCRLAAVRFAFLLSLLWLMISPAHAEPSCPRSCSCPSVKDVHCTFRHLTAVPKTFPKDAERLNLGYNSLTEVEASEFRSLRQLEMLLMHGNDIRTIHPGAFYTLRSLQILKLSYNKLTTVKHEMFEGLVGLVRLHLDHNLVSFIEPYSFTGLTSLKLLQLEGNLLKEIHPHTFITVSLLGNFWTSGLKHLHLSDNLLEQLPATVLNTSPRLEILSLHGNPWTCDCQLHWLVQWSATHEGVIKCKKERETGTTEVCPQCFSPQHLNGTLLLGLSEDQLACERPTLRSSLKLWDNPVWAESDTEPDLPYTRDFEKPLGHLSFVLSDSHGNNAHVDCDMRHPGDSSHINWTVNPRSSQGLSVNVSLASILECEIDREKLQNLWQLVAYYYESPAILERGQERANTSRTTYQYAQVANENSPYFTDLKGYLVAEPAWLLQHRVTLRLNRQQTTTKKLVMDFTTVITKIMSTHRGQQDDNDLSSSWAMIHRVNTWRVNTALEGSTVHLKCSVVTSRQELKVEWMLPDLSIVEGLTEKLKIDDTGDLVIRNASQSDSGLYHCMIRTKAGVDLMSLRLTVKERSPSPTAFNGQKIIVAKGDSISLPCEVTSAQPSQTVWYMPKNKVLLPTQKTRKAAVMENGTLIVRKLMEEDSGEYCCLASNLYGVDMLSHMVEVTGEDVSYNAEVQTETEQQILNTDMEEGSAGDYQETIRTLVTQVPTVGHQQRNTGLFSNKIPKKDLKRKPSIVVKTLDPNYWAEVLAKANSKLPIARPSELALPYSTTVVVPVNLYNTVTTTSYTTTNNVPITSISDNRMEPTTKESQLKTSQTPFGRTTETSLQHVSAITDKNNKLTSNVRTQVEKAENQQIGLGNRKFLPGRSNRRRPPFRRRKPPMRRIHPDLKSFIHPSNMPKTTVPPPTSAIITTSTTSIWTTPESTIVTAHYQTEKVGGNEHSESMDEQKISNSETHHTIKDLESSRTAFQSIKDTKTKSEISLDTHILPIPPKIEVISLSTEMTLVETEQVSANKNISAGKRVDIMKGTMNAEHEIARESFKNELVTQSYDMWHNVLSTFQTPKPTTQSSMEQNSQTQSKDSSSKVTFTTSHLSRENTKEDNIQDKSKEEDKAAAKPEKPYVPAFPIHPWLHNRGRVQPNSAQLPQIHQDRNPENLRDVDLSRPSLPPHIPPTSYWPSNHHHYPINPTWQRQQSFPPPKQGAVPHIVPTQETRIFTFGRAQSPAGTNRPKITDKTVKPTTNIIERTTINSSYQNNPLDVRTQIRDQLILLKLRNRYRQAYIDRLTQLGKIATPKPRINYNNPQNHIQPSPIPLPRTSLNRPPVSTPPSAQQPTNFAKPTTFSLSGFNLAPHSSLPTTSGLQQGGQWHVRGSGVGGAKSRITTVNKASVSVLAEGDVVLHCEATGNPEPSISWTKVSTGATIPANTKHGSRFEVLKNGTFLIKTVQLQDRGQYLCTAQNRFGSDRMVITLAVQTEAPKIQPPRSTEIANYLGKSVTLDCLASGKPPAKISWILPDGTFVREIGTVHTPISQMSLLENGTLQMHSTNFSSKGDYKCIASNAAGADTVTYHLHVAALPPSINEAASDTVIIPTGRNVYVHCSMKGEPSPTLKWTLPSGIHVKPSQFLGHRLFVFPNGTLYFKNVSPADAGRYQCLATNTVGIAKRIVRLEVRADSSSHIRHPPLPFPPTHHHAVPSRQHSVSAMYGSAVYLHCPESSGSPRGTIWQLPSKTIIEHHNSPERPIKVFQNGTLRILQLTELDGGNYLCFFQRPNGEDMEVFRVDVVMTPPRIEHVRTTQPRVNFGEKVQVDCVATGLPDPEVSWSLPDGTIINNALQSDDNGYRNRHYVIFGNGTLLLQQMDKKDEGDYTCFAKNKLGKDERKVSVKVGPNAPRISLKVQSLVTVKYGELAQLTCQATGEPTPQIFWISPQNDVIPMSSDKFDIMENGMLVVKKVTLADEGKYACVARNSAGDDIKNVILEVESREPFINGNKGKNAKKVVGISYQTVLLDCKVEGKPEPKVWWVTPYGQSLQLSYLSGRFQVHQNGSLEVRGVRKTDEGRYTCLAKNNLGEASLLVELDVAPVAEKPSFAVPNIELISIKENSGGLHLHCTARGKPNPEYVWLLPNGTMLLPGVRLQHFTHYRSNGTLWISQLAASDKGVYRCLAKNVAGQAEKRYALEAGRKPVIRGSTGGIKITYGQTLNLHCTVDGWPQASITWTLPNGFTLDKPQSIGRVTFLANGTLQMRQMATFDKGTYICKATNSFGTSTLSYPITVMVHPPRITSMLPSITRVNRGSPVKLNCVATGVPKPEISWTLPGRTTLVPHNRYIVQGGIHMTEEGSLVIQNPVLMNSGIYKCNAKNALGTDFKSTYLQVV; this is translated from the exons ATGAGCAA ATGCATTAATGGCGTGAGCATCCTCGGTGAACCAGCCATGACATTGTGGTGGTGCAGGTTGGCTGCAGTGCGCTTTGCCTTTCTCCTCTCACTGCTATGGCTCATG ATCTCCCCGGCACACGCCGAACCCTCCTGCCCGCGGAGTTGTAGCTGTCCAAGTGTTAAAGATGTTCACTGTACCTTCAGACATCTCACAGCTGTACCAAAAACGTTTCCTAAGGACGCAGAGAGACTCAACCTGGG ATATAACAGCTTGACTGAGGTGGAGGCTTCAGAATTCAGGTCACTACGGCAACTGGAAATGCTTTTGATGCATGGTAACGACATAAGGACAATCCATCCAGGGGCATTTTACACCTTGCGGTCTCTACAG atatTGAAACTGAGTTATAACAAGCTAACAACAGTGAAACATGAAATGTTTGAGGGTCTGGTGGGTCTGGTTCGCCTGCATCTGGATCATAACCTCGTCAGCTTTATCGAGCCATACTCTTTCACCGGTTTGACTTCCCTCAAACTACTACAACTGGAGGGGAATCTTCTCAAAGAGATCCATCCTCATACCTTCATTACAGTGTCATTACTGGGAAACTTTTGGACCTCTGGACTCAA acACTTACACCTTTCAGATAATTTGTTGGAACAACTCCCGGCGACTGTACTGAACACATCTCCCAGACTGGAAATTCTCTCTCTTCATGGTAACCCCTGGACCTGTGATTGTCAACTTCACTGGCTGGTCCAGTGGAGTGCTACACATGAAG GAGTGATAAAGTGCAAAAAGGAACGTGAGACAGGCACAACAGAGGTTTGTCCTCAGTGTTTCTCTCCTCAACACCTAAACGGGACCCTATTGCTTGGATTAAGTGAAGATCAACTTGCCTGTGAAAGACCAACTCTTCGCTCTTCCCTCAAATTGTGGGACAACCCCGTGTGGGCTGAATCTGACACAGAGCCCGACCTCCCCTATACCCGGGATTTTGAAAAGCCCTTAGGCCACCTAAGCTTTGTTCTCTCAGATAGCCATGGAAATAATGCTCATGTGGACTGTGATATGCGGCACCCAGGAGACAGTTCTCATATAAACTGGACAGTGAATCCACGGTCAAGTCAAGGGCTGTCTGTCAATGTATCATTAGCATCCATCCTAGAGTGTGAGATTGATCgggaaaaattacaaaatcttTGGCAACTGGTTGCATATTACTATGAAAGTCCTGCTATCTTGGAAAGAGGTCAAGAAAGAGCTAACACCAGCAGAACTACTTATCAATATGCCCAAGTTGCAAATGAAAATTCCCCTTATTTCACGGACTTAAAAGGTTATTTGGTGGCAGAACCAGCATGGCTGCTCCAACACAGAGTTACTTTAAGGCTAAATAGACAACAAACAACAACCAAGAAACTGGTTATGGATTTTACAACCGTAATCACCAAAATAATGAGTACCCACAGAGGCCAGCAGGATGACAATGACCTTTCTTCCTCTTGGGCAATGATTCACCGTGTGAACACATGGCGGGTCAATACTGCTCTTGAGGGGTCAACGGTTCACTTAAAATGCAGTGTTGTCACTTCACGGCAGGAGTTGAAAGTGGAGTGGATGCTTCCAGATTTGTCCATTGTAGAGGGTTTGACTGAAAAACTCAAAATTGATGATACAGGGGATCTTGTGATTAGGAATGCATCACAATCTGACTCTGGTCTCTATCACTGTATGATCAGAACAAAAGCAGGTGTGGATTTAATGTCTTTGAGGCTTACCGTGAAAGAACGATCGCCAAGCCCCACCGCTTTCAATGGCCAGAAAATTATAGTTGCAAAGGGAGATTCGATCTCTCTCCCATGTGAGGTGACATCAGCACAGCCCAGTCAAACTGTATGGTACATGCCCAAAAACAAAGTACTCCTTCCCACACAAAAGACGAGAAAGGCAGCAGTCATGGAAAATGGTACTTTGATCGTAAGGAAGTTGATGGAAGAAGATTCAGGAGAATACTGTTGTTTGGCCTCAAATCTCTATGGAGTTGACATGCTGTCACACATGGTGGAAGTGACAGGGGAAGATGTATCTTATAACGCTGAAGTACAGACAGAAACAGAGCAGCAAATCTTAAACACTGATATGGAAGAGGGTTCAGCGGGAGATTACCAAGAAACTATTCGCACTTTGGTGACACAGGTTCCGACAGTAGGACACCAGCAAAGGAATACTGGTTTGTTttcaaacaaaatcccaaaGAAAGATTTAAAACGAAAACCATCCATTGTTGTGAAGACACTGGATCCAAATTACTGGGCAGAGGTTTTGGCTAAAGCCAATTCTAAATTACCCATTGCACGGCCCTCAGAGTTGGCGTTACCATATTCTACCACTGTGGTGGTCCCAGTCAATTTGTACAACACTGTAACAACAACCTCATACACAACTACCAACAATGTCCCCATTACAAGTATTTCTGATAATAGGATGGAGCCAACAACAAAAGAATCACAACTCAAAACTTCACAGACTCCATTTGGCCGGACTACAGAGACATCCCTTCAACATGTTAGTGCGATtacagacaaaaacaataaattaacttCAAATGTCAGAACCCAAGTTGAGAAAGCAGAAAACCAGCAAATTGGTTTAGGCAACAGGAAATTTCTTCCTGGTCGTTCAAACCGAAGAAGGCCACCTTTTAGACGGAGAAAACCACCTATGAGAAGAATTCATCCTGACCTCAAATCATTTATTCATCCATCAAACATGCCCAAAACTACTGTTCCACCACCAACATCCGCAATTATTACTACCTCCACCACCTCCATTTGGACAACACCTGAATCAACTATTGTCACTGCTCACTATCAGACAGAGAAAGTTGGGGGTAATGAGCATAGTGAAAGCATGGatgaacaaaaaatatcaaactcTGAAACTCATCATACAATTAAGGATCTTGAAAGTAGCCGTACAGCTTTTCAATCAATAAAGGACACAAAAACCAAATCAGAGATTTCCTTAGACACACATATTTTACCTATTCCTCCAAAGATAGAAGTTATTTCTCTTTCCACTGAAATGACTCTGGTGGAAACTGAGCAAGTGagtgcaaacaaaaacatatcagCAGGGAAGAGGGTGGATATTATGAAAGGAACAATGAACGCAGAACATGAAATAGCAAGAGAATCATTCAAAAATGAGTTGGTCACACAGAGTTACGATATGTGGCATAACGTACTTTCAACATTCCAAACACCAAAACCAACCACTCAATCTTCAATGGAGCAAAATTCCCAAACCCAATCAAAGGACTCTTCTTCCAAAGTGACCTTCACAACTTCTCACTTAAGCAGAGAAAATACAAAAGAGGACAACATTCAAGACAAAAGTAAAGAGGAGGATAAAGCAGCAGCAAAGCCTGAAAAGCCTTATGTTCCCGCCTTTCCCATTCACCCTTGGCTACACAACCGGGGAAGAGTGCAGCCAAACTCTGCTCAGCTGCCACAAATACATCAAGACAGAAATCCAGAGAATCTGAGAGATGTTGATCTCAGTAGGCCATCACTACCACCCCACATTCCCCCAACCTCATACTGGCCTTCAAACCATCATCATTACCCTATCAATCCTACTTGGCAGAGGCAACAGTCATTTCCACCTCCCAAGCAAG GTGCTGTGCCACACATTGTGCCCACACAAGAAACCAGGATTTTCACCTTTGGAAGGGCTCAAAGCCCAGCTGGCACCAACAGACCAAAAATCACAGATAAAACAGTGAAACCCACAACCAACATTATTGAACGAACAACAATTAAttcttcatatcaaaataatcctTTGGATGTCAGGACTCAAATCAGAGATCAACTGATATTATTAAAGCTGAGGAACAGATATAGACAG gcgtATATTGATCGTCTCACTCAGCTAGGAAAGATAGCGACACCCAAACCTCGCATAAACTACAACAATCCTCAAAACCACATTCAACCCAGTCCCATACCGCTTCCCAGAACTTCCCTCAACAGACCACCTGTATCGACACCCCCCTCTGCCCAACAACCTACAAATTTTGCTAAACCGACAACATtctctttatctggttttaATCTGGCCCCACACTCTTCCCTACCTACCACCTCAGGATTACAGCAAGGGGGTCAGTGGCATGTTCGAG GATCTGGTGTTGGCGGGGCCAAATCTCGTATCACCACAGTGAACAAAGCCAGTGTGTCAGTCCTGGCAGAGGGTGATGTTGTTCTACATTGTGAAGCAACAGGGAATCCCGAACCAAGTATCTCATGGACAAAAGTATCCACag GTGCCACCATTCCAGCCAACACTAAGCACGGTTCCCGGTTTGAAGTCTTAAAAAATGgaacttttttaattaaaacagtcCAGCTACAGGACCGAGGCCAGTATCTCTGCACTGCCCAGAATCGGTTTGGATCAGATCGCATGGTTATTACCTTAGCAGTTCAAACTGAGGCCCCCAAGATCCAACCTCCCAGGTCTACAGAGATAGCAAACTATTTAGGGAAAAGTGTGACACTTGACTGTCTTGCTTCTGGGAAACCCCCGGCAAAAATTTCCTGGATTCTACCGGATGGGACATTTGTTCGAGAAATCGGGACCGTTCACACTCCAATCTCTCAAATGTCACTGCTTGAAAATGGGACGCTTCAAATGCACTCAACCAATTTCTCCAGTAAAGGAGACTATAAATGCATTGCAAGTAATGCAGCTGGTGCAGACACAGTCACTTATCATCTTCATGTTGCAGCTTTGCCTCCAAGCATCAATGAAGCTGCAAGTGACACTGTGATCATTCCGACAG GGAGGAACGTATATGTCCATTGCTCAATGAAGGGTGAACCTTCGCCCACTTTGAAGTGGACCCTGCCATCAGGGATCCATGTTAAGCCATCACAGTTTCTGGGACATAGGCTCTTTGTCTTTCCCAATGGAACACTGTATTTCAAGAATGTCTCACCAGCTGATGCAGGGAG GTATCAGTGTTTAGCCACAAACACTGTGGGCATTGCGAAAAGAATTGTGCGTCTTGAAGTGCGGGCTGATTCCTCCTCACATATCCGTCATCCTCCGCTTCCTTTCCCTCCTACTCATCACCATGCAGTGCCGTCCCGCCAGCACTCAGTTTCAGCAATGTATGGTTCTGCTGTCTACTTACACTGCCCAGAGTCAAGTGGATCCCCAAGGGGGACCATCTGGCAGCTGCCCTCTAAAACCATCATTGAGCATCACAACAG TCCAGAGAGACCaattaaagttttccaaaatgggACTCTGAGGATACTTCAGCTAACAGAGCTGGATGGTGGCAATTATCTGTGCTTCTTTCAGAGACCAAACGGAGAGGACATGGAGGTCTTTCGG GTGGATGTCGTGATGACCCCGCCTAGAATCGAACATGTGAGAACTACACAACCGAGAGTCAACTTTGGAGAAAAAGTCCAG GTGGACTGTGTCGCAACAGGCCTCCCAGATCCAGAAGTCTCCTGGAGTCTGCCAGATGGAACTATAATCAACAATGCCCTTCAGTCTGATGACAATGGCTATCGCAACCGCCACTATGTTATTTTTGGCAATGGAACATTACTTCTTCAGCAGATGGACAAAAAAGATGAGGGCGACTACACTTGCTTTGCCAAGAATAAATTGGgtaaagatgagagaaaagttAGTGTTAAGGTTGGCCCGAATGCCCCAAGAATTAGTTTGAAAGTTCAATCCTTGGTCACAGTGAAATATGGAGAATTAGCTCAGCTGACCTGTCAAGCTACTGGTGAACCTACACCACAAATCTTTTGGATCTCACCACAAAATGATGTGATTCCAATGTCATCAGACAAATTTGACATCATGGAAAATGGCATGTTAGTGGTCAAAAAGGTAACCCTAGCTGATGAAGGGAAGTATGCCTGCGTAGCACGAAATTCTGCTGGTGATGACATTAAAAACGTGATTCTTGAAGTTGAATCTAGGGAACCCTTTATCAATGGCAACAAAGGGAAAAATGCCAAAAAGGTCGTAGGCATTTCCTATCAAACCGTACTATTAGATTGCAAGGTTGAAGGCAAACCTGAACCAAAAGTTTGGTGGGTTACACCTTACGGCCAATCACTACAACTCTCCTACCTCAGTGGGCGCTTTCAAGTGCATCAAAATGGGAGTTTGGAAGTGAGAGGAGTGAGAAAAACAGATGAAGGGAGATACACATGTCTGGCCAAAAACAATCTAGGTGAAGCATCCCTTTTAGTTGAATTGGATGTGGCACCAGTAGCAGAAAAACCTAGTTTTGCTGTCCCTAATATTGAactcatatcaataaaagaaaatagtgGTGGACTGCATCTGCACTGCACTGCCCGTGGAAAACCAAACCCAGAGTATGTATGGTTGCTACCTAATGGGACAATGCTGTTGCCTGGTGTGAGACTACAACACTTTACTCACTATCGTAGCAATGGGACTTTGTGGATCTCTCAGCTGGCTGCAAGCGATAAGGGAGTTTACAGGTGTCTAGCAAAGAATGTGGCAGGTCAAGCAGAGAAGCGTTATGCACTGGAAGCAGGAAGGAAGCCGGTGATCAGAGGATCAACAG GAGGAATAAAGATCACCTATGGCCAAACTCTCAACTTGCATTGCACTGTGGACGGCTGGCCGCAGGCATCGATCACATGGACCTTACCCAATGGCTTCACTTTGGATAAACCTCAATCTATTGGCCGAGTTACATTTCTTGCCAATGGGACCCTCCAGATGAGACAGATGGCTACTTTTGACAAAGGGACATACATCTGCAAAGCCACCAATTCTTTTGGCACCTCGACATTGTCGTACCCTATCACAGTAATGGTTCATCCGCCACGCATCACTAGCATGCTGCCCTCCATCACCAGAGTGAACCGGGGATCACCTGTTAAGTTAAACTGTGTTGCTACAGGTGTACCCAAGCCGGAAATCTCCTGGACTTTACCTGGCCGTACTACACTGGTTCCACATAACCGCTACATAGTACAGGGAGGCATCCACATGACAGAGGAGGGTAGCCTGGTCATACAGAATCCAGTGCTCATGAACTCCGGCATCTACAAATGCAATGCTAAAAATGCTCTTGGAACAGATTTTAAATCGACATACCTACAAGTGGTCTGA
- the rab33a gene encoding ras-related protein Rab-33A, whose product MTNDSPEEESRGRRATRPMRADDNVTILTSSTDVYRSRSRASSSNDAGASFTSSADMSTSSLELSIQTRIFKIIVIGDSNVGKTCLTFRFTGGSFPDQTEATIGVDFREKAVEIEGETIKVQVWDTAGQERFRKSMVEHYYRNVHAVVFVYDVTKMASFRNLQTWIEECNGHRVSASVPRVLVGNKCDLVDQVQVPSNMALKFADSHNMLLFETSAKDPKESQNVDSIFMSLACRLKAQKSLLYRDVEREDGRVRLTQETETKSNCLC is encoded by the exons ATGACCAACGATTCCCCGGAGGAGGAGAGCCGAGGAAGGAGGGCGACCCGGCCGATGCGAGCGGACGACAATGTCACCATCCTGACATCATCCACGGATGTTTACAGAAGCCGGAGCCGAGCCAGCAGCAGCAACGACGCTGGCGCCAGCTTCACATCCTCCGCGGACATGAGCACCTCCTCCCTGGAGCTGAGCATCCAGACGCGGATCTttaagataatcgttatcgggGACTCCAACGTGGGGAAGACGTGTCTCACCTTCCGCTTCACTGGCGGGAGCTTTCCGGACCAGACCGAGGCCACCATCGGCGTGGACTTTAGGGAGAAGGCGGTGGAAATTGAAGGGGAGACGATCAAG GTGCAGGTATGGGACACAGCTGGCCAGGAGCGATTTCGTAAATCCATGGTAGAACACTACTACCGGAATGTCCACGCAGTAGTCTTCGTTTATGATGTCACCAAAATGGCTTCCTTCCGTAATCTGCAAACATGGATCGAG GAGTGTAACGGTCATCGGGTTTCAGCATCCGTACCTCGAGTCCTAGTGGGGAACAAGTGTGACTTAGTGGACCAAGTACAG GTGCCTTCCAACATGGCGTTGAAGTTTGCAGACTCCCACAACATGCTGCTGTTCGAGACGTCTGCAAAGGACCCAAAAGAGAGTCAGAATGTGGACTCAATCTTCATGTCACTGGCCTGTCGACTGAAAGCCCAAAAATCTCTCCTCTACAGAGACGTGGAACGGGAGGACGGGCGAGTGCGACTCACGCAGGAGACTGAGACAAAGAGTAATTGTCTTTGTTGA
- the LOC144025659 gene encoding immunoglobulin lambda-1 light chain-like gives MLGTVFLLIGALTYVDAAKVLTQTPAVMTVPVGQQQVVFNCDIQRDDNYAVSFYKQIPGDAPQFILFHHHSSSSPSYGAGFSSSRFDAKTSSNTNYQLILKHAEAGDSAEYSCSTWDSSASETVFGGGSKLLVTSADLPAPVVTVFPPASDELQSTKATLVCVATQSSPYADVTWLARGLRTSDAVATGPAVRQADRTYKISSYLTVETSDWNADVPYTCKVSLGSKSAQNTINKSKCAT, from the exons ATGTTGGGGACCGTTTTCCTTCTCATCGGCGCTCTGACTT ATGTTGACGCAGCCAAGGTGTTGACCCAAACGCCGGCGGTGATGACAGTTCCTGTAGGACAACAACAAGTCGTTTTCAACTGCGACATTCAGAGGGATGATAACTATGCGGTTTCTTTTTATAAACAAATTCCCGGAGACGCTCCTCAGTTTATTCTGTTTCATCACCATTCGTCCTCCTCACCTAGCTATGGAGCAGGATTCTCCTCAAGTCGTTTTGATGCAAAAACGTCATCCAATACAAATTACCAGTTAATCCTAAAACATGCAGAAGCAGGAGATTCTGCTGAGTATTCCTGTAGCACATGGGACAGCTCTGCTAGCGAAACCGTAT TCGGAGGAGGAAGCAAGCTGCTCGTGACAA GCGCTGACCTCCCCGCCCCCGTGGTGACAGTCTTCCCCCCGGCCAGCGACGAGCTCCAGTCCACAAAGGCCACCCTGGTCTGCGTGGCCACTCAGTCGTCCCCATATGCAGACGTCACGTGGCTCGCTCGCGGCCTTCGGACGAGCGACGCCGTCGCGACCGGCCCCGCCGTGCGACAAGCGGACCGCACTTACAAAATCAGCAGCTATTTGACCGTGGAGACGTCCGACTGGAACGCGGACGTCCCTTACACCTGCAAAGTGTCTTTGGGCTCCAAGTCTGCTCAAAACACCATCAACAAGTCCAAGTGTGCCACCTAG